ACAAGCGGATAAAACCTTCGAGATGTGTTTGCGTTTTTTGGAACATTATCGATATTATTTAGAACACTTTGAAACTCAATCTGGGGAAGATTCATTTTATAAAAAAAGAACCCCTGTTGATTCAGAGCTAAATATTAACTCTTCAATTTTGGATCAATTTAATCTTCTCCGCGTTGTTGATAATGAGAAATATCCAGCTTATTTTGTAAAAGATGGAAAAAAATATATCATCAAAATATTTAATGGATGATCATATGAATAAAAAAAAGATTTTAGTGGTCGCAGCACACCCCGATGACGAAGTTTTAGGTTGCGGCGGAACGATGGCTCGTTTATCTGAAGAAGGCCATGATGTACATGTTTTAATTCTTGCAGAGGGTCTGACGAGTCGGGAAATAAAGCGAGATAGAGAATCCAAAATATCAGAATTAAATTCGCTTTCTAATGATGCACACAAAGCCAACCTTTCACTCGGTGTTAAAACTGTTGAACTTTATGATTTTCCGGACAACAGAATGGATTCCATTGATCGTTTAGATGTGATTAAGGTAGTTGAACGAAAAATTGATGATATTGGGCCTTCAGTAATTTTTACTCATTTTGGAAATGATTTAAATGTCGATCACCGTATTACAAATGATGCAGTTGTTACTGCCTGCAGAGTTTATCCAAATCAAGTAGTTGAGGAACTTTTTTTCTTTGAAGTTGCTTCTAGCACGGAATGGCAAATTTCGCCTAACTTTGGCAGTTTTCAACCAAATGTTTATTATAAACTTAGTTTGCAGCAGATGGAAAAGAAAAAAAATGCCCTTTCCATTTATGAATCAGAGATGAGACCTTTCCCACATGCACGCTCGATTGAAGCAGTTGAAGCCTTAGGAAAATGGAGAGGGACTAATATTGGTTATTCGTTTGCAGAAGCCTTTGTTGTCGGCAGGTTGATTCGATAATTCAAATGAAAGAATATATTGTTGCAGCAGTGGGAAAGTGGAACCGCGAGTTATTCGAATGCGAATCCAAGTTAATACCTGGTAAATGGAAATTTGTAGATAATCCGGAAAGTTTAGATCTTGTTCTAGCAGATTCGAGTCCAAGATACATTTTTTTTCCACATTGGAGGTGGATAGTTCCTCCGCGGATTCTTAACCAGTATGAATGTATCTGTTTTCATATGACAGATGTACCTTACGGAAGAGGTGGATCTCCTTTGCAGAATTTAATCATTCGAGGTCACAAGGAAACAGTCCTGACAGCACTTCGAATGGAGAAGGGATTGGATACAGGACCTGTGTATATGAAGCTTCCTTTGGATTTAAACGGTTCCGCCGAAGAAATTTATACCCGAACATCTACTTTGACTTGGAAGATGATTTCTGAATTTGTATCGAATGAACCCCGAGCGACTCCACAAGAAGGAGAGCCAGTTATTTTTAAACGCAGGAAACCAGAAGAAAGCGAATTGCCTGAAACATTGGAGTTAGAAAAAATTTATGATTTTATACGGATGTTAGATGCAGATGGTTATCCCAATGCGTATATTAATTTTGGAAACTATCAATTAAAATTTAACCAGGCAAAATACTTGGATGGAAAACTATCAGCAAACGTAGAATTTATTTTGAAAGAAGAATTATGAATACAATAACAATTAATCAACGAAAAATTGGAAAAGAATTTCCTCCTTATATCATCGCTGAGCTTTCGGCTAATCATAATGGTAAGATTGAGCGTGCATTGGAAACTATTAAATTCGCCAAAGAATCTGGTGCAGATGCAATCAAAATTCAAACATATACTGCTGATACAATGACAATCGATTGTGATAAAGAAGACTTCCAGATTCACGGTGGTCTTTGGGATGGATATAAACTATATGATCTATATAAATGGGCAGAAACTCCTTTTGAATGGCATAAAGAGATTTTTGATTATGCAAAAAAAATTGGAATCACAATATTTTCTACTCCGTTTGATGAAACAGCTGTAGACCTCCTCGAAAATTTGAATGCCCCCGCTTATAAAGTTGCTTCTTTTGAAGCAACTGATTTGCCTCTGATTCGTTATATAGCATCTACAAAAAAGCCTATGATCATGTCGACTGGAATGGCCAATTATCAAGAGATACTAGAGATGGTGGACGCAGCAAGGAGTGGAGGGTGTAAGGATTTGATTTTACTACATTGTATCAGCAGTTATCCTGCTCCGATAGATCAATCAAATTTGCTAACGATCCCTGATATGCGAGAGAAATTCGGGGTTCAAATTGGCCTTTCTGATCATACCCTAACAAATACGGCTTCCATTACGTCAGTTGCTTTAGGTGCGACTGTTATCGAAAAACACTTCATTATCGATCGATCTGAGAAGGGGCCGGACTCTGAATTTTCTATCACCCCTGAAGAACTAAATGCCCTATGCCGCGAAACAAAGGACGCATGGCTTGCGTTAGGTGTAGCAGGTTATGATCGTAAGCCGGCAGAAGAAGCAAATTTAGTATTTAGAAGATCACTATATTTTATCAAAGATTTGAAAGCTGGGGATACAATTAAAAAGGGAGATATTCGTCGAATACGTCCAGGATATGGCTTGGCTCCGAAGTATGCAGAAGAATTGATTGGCAAAAAACTGAAACAAGATGTTACCGTTGGAACCGCCGTAAAATGGGAGTTATTGGGTTAATTTATGGAAAAGGTTAAAACTAAAATAGTTGCTACGATCGAAGCAAGGATGACTTCCTCTCGATTACCAGGGAAAGTATTAAAGGAAGTATTGAATAAGCCAATGTTGTATTATTTAGTGCAACGGTTGAGAATGGTTCCTTCAATTGATGAAATTGTTTTAGCCACGACAATAAACAAAACGGATGATGTTTTAATCGATTTTGCCAAAAATGAGGGAATTTCTTATTTTCGGGGAAGTGAAGATGATGTTATGTCCAGAGTTGTGGGTGCAGGAGAATCTGCTAAGGCTGATGTCATTGTCGAAATAACAGCAGACTGTCCTATTATTGATCCAGCTGTAGTCGATCAAACAATACAATTATATTTACATAATCCATGTGATTATGCAAGTAATGTAGTCGTACGTTCCTATCCCATAGGAATGGATACACAAGTTTTTTCATTAGATACACTTAAAAAATCTTTCAATATGACTGAAGACAAGTTAGATAGGGAACATGTCACAAGACATATCAGACAAAATCCCGATTTGTTCAAACAAGTTCATTTAGTGTCATCTTATTTGGATTATTGGCCAGAACTTGCGGTAACTTTGGATGAGGCTTCTGATTATGAGTTAATCAAAAAAATCATAGAATATTTTTATGAAAAAAATCCATATTTTTCTTGTGCAGACATCGTTGCGCTAATCAAGGAAAAGGAGTCTTGGCTTGAGATAAACCGGGATGTAAAGAGAAAAGGTCTCAATTGAAACAATACTCAGCTGCAGTAGTAGGGCTTGGTAGTATCGGTCAGGGTCTCGATTACGATCAGGATATTGATCGAAATGATATTTGTTTAACACATACATCCGCATATTTCCAACACAATGGATTTCACTTGGTTGCTGGTGTTGATACCTTGGGCAGTTTTCGGGAGAAATTCAGTGCCAAATATAAATCACCTGCTTTTGAAACTGTTTCCGAATTAAAAAAATATAATCCAGATGTCATATCTATCTGTGTTCCAAGTCATTTGCACAAATCTATTTTTGATGAAGTAATAGACCTCGGGCCGAAAGCCATTGTTTGTGAAAAACCAATTTGTGATAGTATAAACGATGCCGATGAAATGGTGAAAAAAGCCCAGTCAAAACAATGTCTACTACTTGTAAACTTTATACGTCGTTTTGAAAAAGGACATGTTGAATTAAAGAAAAAATTTGATAGAAATGAATTTGGGAAAATTCGTAAAGTCTCAGTGTTTTATTCTAAAGGTGTTTTGAATAACGGATCCCATTTCATAAATCTGTTATCATTTTTCTTTGGAGAACCTACTTATTGTAAGGTGCTTAAAGTTGGAAATGTTTTGGGAAATTCAGATCTCGAACCGGATTTTCTTCTCCATTTTGAAAACGGAGTGGATGCGTACTTTATGGCAGGGAATGAAGATGATTTTTCAGTTAAGGAAATTGTGTTTTTAACTGAGAAGGGAATCATCAATTACCAACAAGGTGGAGTAAAGATAGAATATTTTCCCGTTGAAACAAGTTCTGTATTTAAAGATTATAAAATTAAATCATTCAATAGTCAGCTTGTAACTACCGATTTCAATCGATACCAGTGGTATACAATGGATGCACTGTATAATTATTTGGAAAATGAAATTGATTGTGAATCAGACGGTAGTTCTGCGTTAAATACTCAGTTAGTAGTAGATCAAATTTTCTCTCAATGTTCGAATATGGAAGGAATGAATTAAATGGAAAAGTTAGCTTACTTAGGTGGCAAAAAAACTATTAATAAAGAATTAAAACCATATATTTCCTTTGGAAAAGAGGAAATTGAATCGGTTCAATCTGTTTTGCAATCTGGTGAATTGTCTCGATTCTATGGTTCTTGGCATGAAGATTTTTTCGGTGGTAAGAAAGTAAAGGAATTTGAATCAAACTGGTCCAAAGAATTTGGAATTGAGTATTCAGTAAGTGTAAATTCAGCAACATCCGGTTTAATAGCCGCCTTAGGAGCCGTTGGTGTAGAACCTTTTGACGAAGTTTTAGTAAGTCCTTGGACTATGTGTGCTTCTGCCACTGCTATTTTAGTTTGGAATGCAATACCAGTGTTTGTTGATATCAATCCTGATAATTTTAATATTGATCCATCAAAAATTAGGTCATTGATCACAAAAAAAACGAAAGCTATTGTTGTACCTGATATTTTTGGTCAATCGGCTCAGCTTACTGAAATTTTGAAAATAGCAAAAGAATTCGGTTTAAAAGTAATTGAAGATGCCTCACAAGCTCCGGGAGCAATGTATAGGGGAAAAAAAGTAGGCACTAATGCCGATATTGGTGTGTTTAGTTTGAATTACCATAAACATATCCATACTGGAGAAGGCGGAATTTGTGTTACTGCAGATGCAAAACTTGCAGAAAGACTGCAATTGATACGAAATCATGCGGAGGCAGTAGTCGGTCCCAAAGGTGAAATTGATATCTCTAATATGATTGGTTTTAATTTTAGATTGGGAGAAATTGAGTCAGCAATTGGAATTGAACAACTAAAAAAACTCCCTTCAATTGCTGAACAGCGGATTCGTGCTGGTGCACTTTTAAACGAAGGTTTGAAAGATTTAAAAGGATTAAAACTTCCTGTACCATTGGATGGATGTACACACGTTTATTATATGTATGGTTTGATTGTTGATTTTGATTCGTTAGGCATTACTCGTGAGAAGTTAATTGAGGTTTTAACTGCAGAGGGAATCCCTAGTTTAAGGCCGAGTTATTTAAATATTCATCTACTTCCCATGTACCAAAAAAGAATTGCTTATGGTAAATCGGGTTTTCCATGGATTTCTCCTGGTGAGACAAGTAAAGTTACCTATGAAAAAGGAATCTGCCCTATTGCAGAGAACCTCCAAGATAAGAGTTACATTGGTTTTTATTTTGGCGGTTTTGCTCTGGACGATGAAGAAATTAACTTATTAATTGCAGCCTTTCATAAAGTTTGGAATCAATTAGACTTAATTAAATGAAAAAATTTTCTTTGTTACCAAATCTCAGTGGCAAAGGGGTATTTGTATTTAGTGATCCAGGTGGAGCTAAGCCAGTTTTAGCATTTTTGAAGTTAAATCATAAACTTCAAAACTACAAAGTTTTTTCTGATAGAAGTTATGATTTTTTCTCCGACTTTGATATTCCGGTCACAATTTATACGGAAGGTGATGAGTTAAAATTTGGTGATACATTTGATGCAGATTTTCTTTTCACCGGTACATCAGTTAATTCATCAATCGAAGTTAAGTTTATAAAGGCATTTAAGGAAAGGAAAATAAAAACCTATTCTTTTATCGATCATTATACTCGAATTTTGCCTAGATATGAGTGGGAAGGGGATTACTATTTTTCCGATGTAATTTGTGTGTTGGATGAAGTTGCAGAGAAAATAGTTCGGTTAGAGATACCTAACGCAGATGTTATCGTTTCTGGAAATTATTTTCAAGAATACATTCGAAATTGGATTCCTAAAGTAAGTAGGGAAACATTTCTACAAAATCTTGGAATTGCCAATACCAAAAAAATCATACTTTTTGCTCCAGATCCAATTAGCCGTGCGAATCATTTAGACCGTTATGGAAAATCTGAATACGGATTTGATGAATACAGTGTTTTTCAAAATCTTTTAAGAGCGTTACCAAAAGAATCTCAATCAGAATATGTAGTTGTGATTAAGATGCATCCGAACCAGGATAAAGAAACTTTTTTATCATTCATTAAAGATTCCGGAGCGAATGTCATCATAGGTGATCAGTTCCACACTTTAACTTTATTATACTATTCAAACATTATTGTTGGTATGTTTTCCAATATATTGATAGAAGGTAATATATTGGGAGCGAAGGTAATTCGGTGTTTGATCGACCTTAAGTGTGATGATCCCTTCGAAGGCAAAAATGTTGGTGAACCAGCCTATGAATTAAATCAAATGAAAGATCTTATTCTCAATTACCTCAATGACCAGGATGATTCAAAATGATTTTACCAAATGAATTCTTATCAGCTGATGGACTATATTTAAGAGGATTACAACCTGAAGATGCTGCCGGAAACTATTTAAAATGGTTTAATGATCCTGAAGTTTGTTTTGGAAATTCGCATGGTGTTTTTCCGGTTAATCAAAAATCTTTAGTAGAATATATCGATAATTCTTATAAATCAAACCAACAATTGGTTTTTGCAATGATCGAGAATAAAAACCGCACGCACATTGGTAATATTTCTCTGCAAGGTATCAATTGGATAAACCGAACAGCTGAATTCGCTATATTTCTCGGTGAAAAATCTTATTGGGGGAAGGGTTTGGCACTCCAAGCTGGAAACTTAATCGTTCAGCATGGTTTTAAAGTGATGAACTTAAATCGTATTTATTGTGGTACTTTTTCTAACAATCAGGGAATGATAAAATTAGCGAAAGCATTGAAAATGACCCAAGAGGGAGTTCGTAGAAAAGCTATTTATAAAAATGGCATATACCTAGATATGATTGAGTTTGGTGTTTTGCGGGATGAGTTTCTTTGAGATTACAAATTCGTTTTAAATCAAAGTTTTATCACATTGATTAGGGTAGTTTAAAAATTTAAGTTATGAAAATACTCGCCTTTGCTCCGCATTCATATTTGTGGCCACATGCATTTCCTGAAGCTCAAGTTTTGCATTCATTACGAGCGCAGGGTGCCGAAATATTGTATGTTGGGTGTGGAGAGGCACTGAATTCCTGGTGTATTCCGATGGAATCGACCGGTGCC
This genomic stretch from Leptospira meyeri harbors:
- a CDS encoding PIG-L deacetylase family protein, with protein sequence MNKKKILVVAAHPDDEVLGCGGTMARLSEEGHDVHVLILAEGLTSREIKRDRESKISELNSLSNDAHKANLSLGVKTVELYDFPDNRMDSIDRLDVIKVVERKIDDIGPSVIFTHFGNDLNVDHRITNDAVVTACRVYPNQVVEELFFFEVASSTEWQISPNFGSFQPNVYYKLSLQQMEKKKNALSIYESEMRPFPHARSIEAVEALGKWRGTNIGYSFAEAFVVGRLIR
- a CDS encoding formyltransferase family protein, which codes for MKEYIVAAVGKWNRELFECESKLIPGKWKFVDNPESLDLVLADSSPRYIFFPHWRWIVPPRILNQYECICFHMTDVPYGRGGSPLQNLIIRGHKETVLTALRMEKGLDTGPVYMKLPLDLNGSAEEIYTRTSTLTWKMISEFVSNEPRATPQEGEPVIFKRRKPEESELPETLELEKIYDFIRMLDADGYPNAYINFGNYQLKFNQAKYLDGKLSANVEFILKEEL
- the pseI gene encoding pseudaminic acid synthase is translated as MNTITINQRKIGKEFPPYIIAELSANHNGKIERALETIKFAKESGADAIKIQTYTADTMTIDCDKEDFQIHGGLWDGYKLYDLYKWAETPFEWHKEIFDYAKKIGITIFSTPFDETAVDLLENLNAPAYKVASFEATDLPLIRYIASTKKPMIMSTGMANYQEILEMVDAARSGGCKDLILLHCISSYPAPIDQSNLLTIPDMREKFGVQIGLSDHTLTNTASITSVALGATVIEKHFIIDRSEKGPDSEFSITPEELNALCRETKDAWLALGVAGYDRKPAEEANLVFRRSLYFIKDLKAGDTIKKGDIRRIRPGYGLAPKYAEELIGKKLKQDVTVGTAVKWELLG
- a CDS encoding cytidylyltransferase domain-containing protein, translated to MEKVKTKIVATIEARMTSSRLPGKVLKEVLNKPMLYYLVQRLRMVPSIDEIVLATTINKTDDVLIDFAKNEGISYFRGSEDDVMSRVVGAGESAKADVIVEITADCPIIDPAVVDQTIQLYLHNPCDYASNVVVRSYPIGMDTQVFSLDTLKKSFNMTEDKLDREHVTRHIRQNPDLFKQVHLVSSYLDYWPELAVTLDEASDYELIKKIIEYFYEKNPYFSCADIVALIKEKESWLEINRDVKRKGLN
- a CDS encoding Gfo/Idh/MocA family protein, with the protein product MKQYSAAVVGLGSIGQGLDYDQDIDRNDICLTHTSAYFQHNGFHLVAGVDTLGSFREKFSAKYKSPAFETVSELKKYNPDVISICVPSHLHKSIFDEVIDLGPKAIVCEKPICDSINDADEMVKKAQSKQCLLLVNFIRRFEKGHVELKKKFDRNEFGKIRKVSVFYSKGVLNNGSHFINLLSFFFGEPTYCKVLKVGNVLGNSDLEPDFLLHFENGVDAYFMAGNEDDFSVKEIVFLTEKGIINYQQGGVKIEYFPVETSSVFKDYKIKSFNSQLVTTDFNRYQWYTMDALYNYLENEIDCESDGSSALNTQLVVDQIFSQCSNMEGMN
- a CDS encoding DegT/DnrJ/EryC1/StrS family aminotransferase, whose translation is MQSGELSRFYGSWHEDFFGGKKVKEFESNWSKEFGIEYSVSVNSATSGLIAALGAVGVEPFDEVLVSPWTMCASATAILVWNAIPVFVDINPDNFNIDPSKIRSLITKKTKAIVVPDIFGQSAQLTEILKIAKEFGLKVIEDASQAPGAMYRGKKVGTNADIGVFSLNYHKHIHTGEGGICVTADAKLAERLQLIRNHAEAVVGPKGEIDISNMIGFNFRLGEIESAIGIEQLKKLPSIAEQRIRAGALLNEGLKDLKGLKLPVPLDGCTHVYYMYGLIVDFDSLGITREKLIEVLTAEGIPSLRPSYLNIHLLPMYQKRIAYGKSGFPWISPGETSKVTYEKGICPIAENLQDKSYIGFYFGGFALDDEEINLLIAAFHKVWNQLDLIK
- a CDS encoding CDP-glycerol glycerophosphotransferase family protein, which codes for MKKFSLLPNLSGKGVFVFSDPGGAKPVLAFLKLNHKLQNYKVFSDRSYDFFSDFDIPVTIYTEGDELKFGDTFDADFLFTGTSVNSSIEVKFIKAFKERKIKTYSFIDHYTRILPRYEWEGDYYFSDVICVLDEVAEKIVRLEIPNADVIVSGNYFQEYIRNWIPKVSRETFLQNLGIANTKKIILFAPDPISRANHLDRYGKSEYGFDEYSVFQNLLRALPKESQSEYVVVIKMHPNQDKETFLSFIKDSGANVIIGDQFHTLTLLYYSNIIVGMFSNILIEGNILGAKVIRCLIDLKCDDPFEGKNVGEPAYELNQMKDLILNYLNDQDDSK
- a CDS encoding GNAT family N-acetyltransferase; the encoded protein is MILPNEFLSADGLYLRGLQPEDAAGNYLKWFNDPEVCFGNSHGVFPVNQKSLVEYIDNSYKSNQQLVFAMIENKNRTHIGNISLQGINWINRTAEFAIFLGEKSYWGKGLALQAGNLIVQHGFKVMNLNRIYCGTFSNNQGMIKLAKALKMTQEGVRRKAIYKNGIYLDMIEFGVLRDEFL